In Hyphomicrobiales bacterium, the sequence CATCTCGCCGCGGCGACCTCGACCGGCGGCTACACCAACAAGCCTGCCGGCCGCGTCGGCGATTCCCCGATCATCGGCGCCGGCACCTATGCCCGCGACGGGCGCTGCGCCGTCTCGGGCACCGGCAAGGGCGAGTATTTCATGCGCTATTGCGTCGGCCACGAGATCGCATCGCTGATCGCCTATAAGGGCCTCTCGCTGGAAGCGGCGACGGATGCCGTCCTCGCCGAGCTCTCCGAGCACAAGATCGGTGCGGGGCTGGTGGCGGTCGGCGCCGACGGTTCGGTGGTCGCGCCCTACAACACCGAGGGCATGTATCGCGGCTGGGTGACGGAGGACGGCCTCATCCATGTCGCCACGCATGAACATGTCGAGCTGGCGGGACAGGCGTGAGCGAACCGATCCTGATCTGGGGCGCGGGGGCCATCGGCGGCACGCTCGGCGCCTATTGGGCGCGGGCCGGCATCCCGGTTCTGCTCGTCGATATCGTGCCCGAGCATGTCGAGGCCTGCCGGACGCGCGGGCTCGCCATCACCGGCCCGGTCGAGGAATTCCGGCAAGTGGTGCCCGCCGTGACCCCGGCCAAGCTGACCGGCCGCTATAGCCGCATCGTGCTCGCGGTGAAAGCCGGCGCGACGGAAGCCGCACTCGCGGCGCTCACACCGCATCTGGCCGAGGACGGTTTCGTGCTTTCCGCCCAGAACGGGCTCAATGAGCTCGCCATCGCCAAGGCCGTCGGCGAGCGGCGGACCATGGGCTGCTTCGTCAATTTCGGCGCCGACTGGCTGGGTCCCGGCGAAATCCTCTACGGCAATCGCGGTGCGACGGTCGTCGGCGAGCTCGACGGGTCGATGAGCGAGCGCGTCATCGAGATGCACCGGCTCATGCGGCTGTTCGAGCCGGACGCGATCCTGACCGACAACATCTTCGGCTATCTCTGGGGCAAGCTGGCCTATGGCGCGATGCTGTTCGGGACGGCGCTGACCGACGATTCGATGTCGGCGAACTTCGCCGATCTGCAGCGCCTGCCGGTCTGGCTCGCGCTCGGGCGCGAGGTCGGCGCGGTCGCGGCCAGGCGCGGCGTCATTTCGCTCGGTTTCGGCGCGTTCGACCCGATGGTCTTCGCGCCGGGACGGCCGGAAGGCCCGCAGGTCGAGACGATCAACTGGCTCGCCCATTACACCGCGCAGACGGCCAAGACCCATTCCGGCATCTGGCGCGATCTCGCCGTGCGCAAGCGCAAGACCGAGGTCGATCCGCAGATCGGCGTCATCGCGACGCTCGGCCGCGAGGTCGGCGTGGCGACGCCGGCGCTGGAGACGCTGGTTTCACTGATCCACGACATCGAGGAAGGCCGCCGCCGGATGGCCTTCGAAACGCTGAAGGTACTGATCGATCGATGCAGATCCGCTTCGACAACCGCGTAGCTCTCGTCACCGGCGCGGCCCAGGGCATCGGGCGTGCCATCGCGGCCGCATTGGCGCAGGCCGGTGCGCGCGTCCATCTCGTCGACATCGACGCCGACGGGGTGCGGGCGACAGCACAGGAGATCGGCGCGACCGGGCATGCCGCCGATCTCGGCTCGCCCGAGGCGGCGCAGGCGCTGGTCCACGACATCGTCGTAGCGGAGGGAAGGCTCGACCTTCTCGTCCATGCCGCCGGCGGCGTACGCGGACAGGTCGGGCGGGCGATCGAGGAGATTTCGGAAGCGGACTGGCGCGTCATCTTCGCCGCCAATGTCGATGCCGCCTTCTTCCTGGCGCAGGCGGCGGCGCCCGCGATGAAGCAGGCCGGCTATGGCCGGATCGTGACGATCTCCTCGGGGGCGGGCTTGAGGCCGAGCCTTACCGGCATCCAGGCCTATGCCAGCGCCAAGCATGCGCTGGTCGGGCTGACCAGGCAGCTCGCCTGGGAGTTCGGCCCGCACGGCATTACGGTGAATTCGGTGGCGCCGGGCTTCGTGCGCTCCAATCCGGCGACCGAGCGGCAATGGCAGAGCTATGGGCCGGAAGGACAGAAGCGCCTCGTCGAGAGCATCCACACCCGCCGGCTCGGCACGCCCGAGGATATCGCCAACGCGACGCTGTTCTTCCTGAGCGAGCAGGCCGGCTGGGTCAGCGGACAGGTGCTTTCGGTGGATGGCGGACGGTCGTAGCCGCTCGACGCTCCGTCACTCGCGGCAACCCGACAACGAGAAATGCGCGGGGAACCCTCTCCCGGAGGGAGAGGGCAGAGTGAGGGGTAGGCCGTTGGACGCCTAGCCGAAACCTGACCGCTGCCGCGGTGCTGCTGCACTCAACTGGTCCAGGGGCCTACACCTCACCCCTGCCCCTCTCCTTACGGGAGAGGGGGTCCCCGTGCGTGCTGTGGATGGCTGGAGGCCCGAATCGCCTCAGCCGCAATTCGCCTGATCAGCCGGCTGATCGGCGCCGACCATCCAGTTCGTGCCGAAGCGATCGACCAGCATGCCGAAGCGCGGCGACCAGAAGGTCTCGGCCATCGGCATGGTGATCTTGGCCCCGCCTTCGGACAGGCCGGCGAAGATGCGCTCGGCCTCCTCCGGCGTCGGCACGCTGACGCTGACCGAGACCGAGCGCATCGGCCCGTCGCTGCGGTCCGGCGGCGCGTCGGACGCCATCAGCAACTGCCCTTCGATCTCGAGGCAGGCATGCAGGATCTTGTCGCGCCATTCCGCCGGGACGTGCTCCTCGGCCGGTGTGCCCTTGTGGTCCATCATGGCCTGGATCTTGCCGCCCAGAACCTTGTGGTAGTGGGTGAAGGCCTCGCGGCAATTGCCCTCGAACATCAGATAGGTCGACAATTTCATCTCGTTTCCTCCTGGTTGGGACGTGAAAGCGTTCAGCGCTTGCGGTGGTATTGAGCGGCCATGAACTCGGTCCACTGACCATCGGGCCCGAGGGCGCGCGAGGTCAGGGTGCGATGGTCGGGCGACAGGAAGGTTATGACGTCCTGATACTTCGCCATGGAGCCGTCGCCGGCCATGCTGGGCCCCTCGGTGTCGAGGACCAGCGATTTGCCATCGGCGGAGAGCGCGCCGTCATAAATCCACATCATCGTCATGATCGAGGCGACGAAGCTGCCGACGAAGCGGCCCTTGGCCGGGTCGAAGCCGAGCGTCATCAGGCTGGTGACCGGC encodes:
- a CDS encoding 2-dehydropantoate 2-reductase — encoded protein: MSEPILIWGAGAIGGTLGAYWARAGIPVLLVDIVPEHVEACRTRGLAITGPVEEFRQVVPAVTPAKLTGRYSRIVLAVKAGATEAALAALTPHLAEDGFVLSAQNGLNELAIAKAVGERRTMGCFVNFGADWLGPGEILYGNRGATVVGELDGSMSERVIEMHRLMRLFEPDAILTDNIFGYLWGKLAYGAMLFGTALTDDSMSANFADLQRLPVWLALGREVGAVAARRGVISLGFGAFDPMVFAPGRPEGPQVETINWLAHYTAQTAKTHSGIWRDLAVRKRKTEVDPQIGVIATLGREVGVATPALETLVSLIHDIEEGRRRMAFETLKVLIDRCRSASTTA
- a CDS encoding SDR family oxidoreductase → MQIRFDNRVALVTGAAQGIGRAIAAALAQAGARVHLVDIDADGVRATAQEIGATGHAADLGSPEAAQALVHDIVVAEGRLDLLVHAAGGVRGQVGRAIEEISEADWRVIFAANVDAAFFLAQAAAPAMKQAGYGRIVTISSGAGLRPSLTGIQAYASAKHALVGLTRQLAWEFGPHGITVNSVAPGFVRSNPATERQWQSYGPEGQKRLVESIHTRRLGTPEDIANATLFFLSEQAGWVSGQVLSVDGGRS
- a CDS encoding conserved hypothetical protein (Evidence 4 : Unknown function but conserved in other organisms); translation: MMGEPQKEHEWLHQLIGDWTAEMTCAMGPDQPPSTSKGTESVRSLGGLWTLGEGQGDSPDGKPVTSLMTLGFDPAKGRFVGSFVASIMTMMWIYDGALSADGKSLVLDTEGPSMAGDGSMAKYQDVITFLSPDHRTLTSRALGPDGQWTEFMAAQYHRKR
- a CDS encoding putative PhnB protein; DNA binding 3-demethylubiquinone-9 3-methyltransferase domain protein (Evidence 3 : Putative function from multiple computational evidences); translation: MKLSTYLMFEGNCREAFTHYHKVLGGKIQAMMDHKGTPAEEHVPAEWRDKILHACLEIEGQLLMASDAPPDRSDGPMRSVSVSVSVPTPEEAERIFAGLSEGGAKITMPMAETFWSPRFGMLVDRFGTNWMVGADQPADQANCG